In Gouania willdenowi chromosome 15, fGouWil2.1, whole genome shotgun sequence, one DNA window encodes the following:
- the ptpn20 gene encoding tyrosine-protein phosphatase non-receptor type 13 isoform X4, which translates to MSTKVKSQYSHGLVKEFELTVILTKSRSGSFGFTITRSKMDNCYYIQEILDNPAKADGRLRAGDRLVTVNGHDVTSVADDAAMTILRSSPRRLSMTLGRAVSNLVAPPPCDSLPDVVLHKTPSGQLGIKLTGGIGSKWQGIYCLEVVPGSPASEEGSVQPNDKILYICGRCTLGMTLEDAVKACEIAPRKVKLKIIREDQPVNPKVKWNGLFEWKKEKKFFTRFEEPVSPEKLSPTEDPEDVYRTAGNFRCLSLSQEQDSCVMQVEFKKPEGGGLGFALVGGTNGSMLRVKEICSGGVAEQDGRLRVGDILLEVNGVIVSGLSHSKVVDILRKAEGTVQLTICRDRLPLMYPESPTPLTMSAQTEAVLAEQPAPVSSPDACPPPDIVQNRTLESHAEATPEPVVSETKVVLISPPPPPHRLTVVTDESSLREESCNSTPSHQACCPSLNVTDMLQGASDRKQIVTKLLDRSCTDMRNIQSDGWSSEEDEVFDATSHEMTSLQTGPPIVSEEELASLALITPAKSSQYSGSRVKALIQILQYQMDQQELVKEFRALEHLKPSDNCLVGKAPENRDKNRYRDILPYDKTRVAVGENKDYINASYIRMQVGAEEFFYISCQGPLPSTVQTFWQMIWESKSDIISMMTQEVERGKIKCHKYWPEKLDLPLDAGRYQLHLENQQYLHYFHIKIIRMVAKETGETHFVRHMKFTHWPDHGVPQCSDQLVRFIRYMRAVHHKGPITVHCSAGIGRTGVLICTDILLKLIENDLPINVSNIVKEMRLQRHGMIQTKEQYLFCYKVWLEILQGILQLHGNQWQPDSTREHKVV; encoded by the exons atgtcaacaaaggttaAATCCCAATATTCACAC GGATTAGTCAAAGAGTTTGAGCTCACAGTCATTCTGACAAAGTCCAGGAGTGGAAGCTTTGGTTTTACCATTACTCGAAGCAAAATGGACAATTGCTACTACATACAGGAAATACTGGACAACCCAGCCAAGGCAGACGGTCGGCTGAGGGCCGGAGACAGACTCGTCACA GTAAATGGCCACGATGTAACGAGTGTGGCGGATGATGCTGCCATGACAATTCTCAGGTCATCTCCGAGACGACTTAGCATGACTCTCGGTAGGGCAGTGAGCAACCTGGTGGCTCCGCCTCCCTGTGACAGCCTGCCTGATGTTGTGCTCCATAAGACACCTTCAGGACAGTTGG GAATAAAGTTGACAGGCGGCATTGGTAGCAAATGGCAGGGCATCTACTGTCTGGAGGTGGTGCCTGGCTCACCTGCCAGTGAAGAAGGCAGCGTTCAACCCAACGACAAGATCCTGTACATTTGTGGCCGCTGCACATTGGGAATGACATTGGAGGATGCAGTAAAAGCCTGTGAAATTGCTCCTCGCAAAGTTAAACTGAAAATAATCAG agAGGATCAGCCTGTGAACCCAAAGGTTAAGTGGAATG GTCTGTTCGAgtggaaaaaggaaaagaaattcTTCACTCGTTTCGAGGAGCCGGTCTCTCCGGAGAAACTGTCTCCAACAGAAGATC CTGAGGATGTATACAGGACAGCTGGAAATTTCAGATGCCTCTCCCTCAGCCAGGAACAGGAT AGTTGCGTTATGCAAGTGGAGTTCAAAAAACCAGAGGGAGGAGGACTGGGCTTTGCTTTGGTGGGGGGAACAAATGGCAGTATGCTCAGAGTAAAGGAAATCTGCTCTGGCGGCGTGGCCGAGCAGGATGGTCGGTTGCGTGTGGGAGATATCCTGTTAGAG gtGAACGGTGTGATTGTATCTGGGTTGAGCCACAGTAAAGTGGTGGACATCCTGCGTAAAGCCGAGGGCACTGTGCAGCTCACCATCTGCAGGGACAGACTGCCACTCATGTACCCTGAGTCACCAACACCACTAACAATGTCTGCACAGACTGAAGCTGTCTTAGCCGAGCAGCCGGCTCCAGTGTCTAGCCCAGATGCCTGTCCGCCTCCTGATATCGTCCAAAACAGGACCCTGGAGTCTCACGCTG AGGCGACTCCAGAACCTGTGGTCAGCGAAACTAAAGTGGTCCTTATATCACCACCTCCCCCACCTCACCGACTGACTGTGGTAACAGATGAGTCTTCACTAAGAGAG GAGAGTTGTAACAGCACTCCGTCTCATCAAGCTTGCTGTCCATCCCTCAATGTCACTGACATGTTGCAAGGTGCCTCCGACAG GAAACAAATTGTGACAAAACTATTGGACCGGTCGTGCACAGATATGCGGAACATTCAGTCAGATGGCTGGAGCAGCGAGGAGGATGAAGTGTTTGATGCCACAAGCCACGAAATGACCTCCCTCCAAACAG GCCCTCCCATTGTGTCTGAAGAGGAACTGGCCAGTTTAGCACTCATCACTCCAGCTAAGAGTAGCCAGTATTCAGGATCCAGGGTCAAAGCTTTGATCCAGATTCTCCAGTATCAAATGGATCAGCAGGAACTGGTCAAAGAGTTCAGG GCCCTGGAGCATCTGAAGCCCTCTGACAACTGTTTGGTTGGAAAAGCCCCCGAGAACCGAGATAAAAACCGATATAGAGACATCCTACCCT ATGATAAAACCAGAGTTGCCGTTGGAGAGAATAAAGACTACATTAATGCCAGTTATATCCGTATGCAAGTGGGAGCAGAAGAGTTCTTCTACATCTCCTGCCAGGGCCCTCTGCCATCCACAGTGCAAACCTTCTGGCAGATGATCTGGGAAAGCAAATCCGACATCATTTCCATGATGACCCAGGAAGTAGAGCGAGGAAAAATCAAATGTCACAAGTACTGGCCAGAGAAGCTGGACCTGCCTTTGGATGCTGGCAGATACCAGCTTCACCTGGAGAACCAACAGTATCTGCATTACTTTCACATCAAGATCATCCGAATGGTGGCAAAAGAG ACGGGCGAGACTCACTTTGTTCGCCACATGAAGTTCACACACTGGCCTGATCACGGCGTGCCGCAGTGCTCTGATCAGCTCGTCCGCTTCATTCGCTACATGAGAGCCGTCCACCACAAGGGGCCAATCACCGTGCACTGCAGCGCTGGCATCGGACGCACAGGGGTCCTCATCTGCACCGACATCCTCCTGAAACTCATTGAAAACGATTTGCCT ATTAATGTGAGCAACATTGTAAAAGAGATGAGACTTCAGCGACACGGAATGATTCAAACTAAG GAACAGTACCTCTTCTGCTACAAAGTCTGGTTGGAGATTTTACAGGGGATTTTACAGCTTCATGGCAACCAGTGGCAGCCTGACAGTACCAGAGAGCACAAAGTCGTCTGA
- the ptpn20 gene encoding tyrosine-protein phosphatase non-receptor type 13 isoform X1 encodes MSSTFVTLAEVLEARGGPLLEEEVWSLLLGTAESLLDVSYKEHNNMCSIISPASLLLSATGTLAFKNCGLSDGVSTFAAPEMLQGRASSTKPATERMLVYSLGMTLYWSVDFHLPQNQPVQLSDHLNSILLSMCEDLSHRRININSILEACESQLKASILQPPAKVIRQLVEEVFHESTDQGSLPDSSVPLSGRSQMIRERLHGKRGPFSDLSEGSPEGRRYSTDSDSKSGSLPQRPWRQRPRSCTNPLYQSSLDRTPRGVRHRDSNCSWLGRSPHHDISPKISGRSNSPSITFSESSLSLSQIKAKGLGPEFIRMADERQIILELPGSIVSRKGRSGSSQREVTIVMPNGQYVVVRCDIKSRARDVFDMVVAHANLVEHFYFGLAFLDDDEYFFLDHEIKISKVAPDSWRKGQMSSFLVFLRVKFFVDDISFIQHRLTRHQYYLQLRKDILEDRLYCNEETGLFLAALALQAEFGEYMPELYGKNYYQPEHYVSKRMQEKLALPNVKEELPRLHSVHAQMLSDEAEIEYLKIAQQLPEYGVMFHRVGREKRPVLGELVLGVCAKGIIVYEMKNHVRTVTRRFLWRETDSISTGRRKLIIECGGPSGKKHGFVTESSKIAQYLLNLCSAQHKFHSEMTSRQLNHTMTPDEMMGYQSRNLSQKRFSCSEGMLNHIGLTLGDPDSMSKSCDDLTAKLEAQFRQQRQMRREMNRETEGLRDAKERQSWSTPEMIPRMMSSVSLQKQDSDASFSIRVDTPTRTPPEREIICVTLKKDSKLGFGFVIVGEDNTGKLDLGIFIASIVPDGPAEKDGRIKPGGRLISLNKTSLEGVTFSVAAAILQSSPDEVELIVSQPKQSIKDRHSSLSQSSLGLALDKSFGSQTTLSGTEFRPAMEELEEAITLSNMATPKQTRKLHIPVVRIHDAKDACSRSPSIMSLKTAERFMVEVKKSSGSLGMSVAGGVNTNVRYGGIYIKSLVLGGAADQDGRIQIGDRLLEVDGSNLRGVTHHQAVECLKRTGEVVSLLLEREPTVFLEPRPDSPCLPAVHSTSHTQPPRTEATMETTLGGQAKDYSFVTDENTHEVVLRKSLSGLGFSFYISHLHSGPDCGSVVRIKRLFPGQPALESGQLREGDVILSVNKEPVKDLSYQRVLFLLRGAPSDVHLIICRPGPGMLCDSDDNTLSPGLLREARSRSLDIRLGEDYTQFLNYKQEVSIQAQKQRLSEEEELTNTTERTVEPPVAPPLPESQSNEECESHSNQIPPSPPRSPPSPTSPPSPVSPVSPVSPVSPASPAAPVEPQQNAEKPKEQNEDKQMKKNRDGRDEVVETSSSTVMLLDMGPKTASNSMYTSGVREEANGSVTYCLMGNGLTIMADEEYLTISSTLEPPKSLPSNNPPTSNTTALSSTASNTFQFPNPTSQFSKTTISPLSLGSDSLTTCSLGHSSQPLTTQPPKSKHHLIQQGLLPSHYKAMSKPGRPVVPPPQPPPPALSPITAQIISTVPPVASPPAMTLPPLALPSPAQTLTQERGEPEKREREHKEEDEEEDDEEEESRRKGLVKEFELTVILTKSRSGSFGFTITRSKMDNCYYIQEILDNPAKADGRLRAGDRLVTVNGHDVTSVADDAAMTILRSSPRRLSMTLGRAVSNLVAPPPCDSLPDVVLHKTPSGQLGIKLTGGIGSKWQGIYCLEVVPGSPASEEGSVQPNDKILYICGRCTLGMTLEDAVKACEIAPRKVKLKIIREDQPVNPKVKWNGLFEWKKEKKFFTRFEEPVSPEKLSPTEDPEDVYRTAGNFRCLSLSQEQDSCVMQVEFKKPEGGGLGFALVGGTNGSMLRVKEICSGGVAEQDGRLRVGDILLEVNGVIVSGLSHSKVVDILRKAEGTVQLTICRDRLPLMYPESPTPLTMSAQTEAVLAEQPAPVSSPDACPPPDIVQNRTLESHAEATPEPVVSETKVVLISPPPPPHRLTVVTDESSLREESCNSTPSHQACCPSLNVTDMLQGASDRKQIVTKLLDRSCTDMRNIQSDGWSSEEDEVFDATSHEMTSLQTGPPIVSEEELASLALITPAKSSQYSGSRVKALIQILQYQMDQQELVKEFRALEHLKPSDNCLVGKAPENRDKNRYRDILPYDKTRVAVGENKDYINASYIRMQVGAEEFFYISCQGPLPSTVQTFWQMIWESKSDIISMMTQEVERGKIKCHKYWPEKLDLPLDAGRYQLHLENQQYLHYFHIKIIRMVAKETGETHFVRHMKFTHWPDHGVPQCSDQLVRFIRYMRAVHHKGPITVHCSAGIGRTGVLICTDILLKLIENDLPINVSNIVKEMRLQRHGMIQTKEQYLFCYKVWLEILQGILQLHGNQWQPDSTREHKVV; translated from the exons ATGAGCAGCACCTTTGTTACACTAGCTGAGGTTCTGGAGGCACGAGGAGGACCTCTGCTGGAGGAGGAGGTCTGGTCTCTGCTGCTGGGCACTGCAGAGTCTTTATTGGATGTCTCTTATAAGG AACACAACAATATGTGCAGCATCATTAGCCCCGCCTCCCTGCTGCTGTCAGCCACTGGTACCTTGGCTTTTAAGAACTGTGGCCTATCAGATGGAGTGTCCACCTTTGCTGCTCCAGAGATGCTGCAGGGCCGTGCCAGCTCAACCAAACCTGCCACAGAGAGA ATGCTGGTATATTCACTTGGTATGACTCTCTACTGGTCTGTTGATTTTCATCTACCTCAAAATCAG CCAGTCCAGTTGAGTGACCATCTGAACAGCATCCTTCTCAGCATGTGTGAAGATCTTTCCCACCGCAGGATAAATATCAACTCCATCCTGGAAGCCTGTGAGTCTCAGCTCAAAGCCTCCATTCTGCAGCCTCCAGCCAAAGTCATCCGACAGCTCGTCGAAGAGGTTTTTCACGAGTCA ACAGACCAGGGCTCTCTGCCAGACAGCAGCGTCCCTCTAAGTGGAAGAAGCCAGATGATCAGGGAGAGACTTCATG GAAAACGAGGGCCATTTTCAGACTTAAGTGAAGGAAGCCCTGAAGGAAGAAGATATTCAACGgattctgactcaaaatcag GGAGTTTACCTCAGAGACCTTGGAGACAAAGACCAAGAAGCTGTACCAACCCACTGTATCAATCCTCTTTAGACAG AACCCCTCGTGGGGTTCGTCACAGAGATAGCAACTGCAGCTGGTTGGGCAGGAGCCCCCACCATGACATCTCTCCCAAGATATCAGGCCGATCTAACAGTCCTTCCATCACCTTTAGTGAGTCGTCTCTCAGCCTGAGCCAAATAAAAGCAAAG GGACTGGGTCCAGAATTCATCAGAATGGCAGATGAACGGCAGATTATTCTGGAGCTCCCAGGATCTATAGTG TCCAGAAAGGGTCGTTCAGGTTCGTCTCAGAGAGAGGTGACTATTGTGATGCCTAATGGACAGTACGTGGTGGTCCGCTGTGATATTAAGTCCAGAGCAAGAGATGTGTTTGACATGGTGGTGGCTCACGCAAACTTGGTGGAACACTTTTACTTTGGTCTTGCCTTCCTCGATG ATGATGAATATTTCTTTTTGGATCATGAGATAAAAATCTCTAAAGTTGCACCTGACAGCTGGAGGAAAGGGCAGATGTCCTCCTTTTTGGTCTTTCTTCGAGTCAAATTTTTTGTTGATGATATCTCTTTTATTCA GCACAGACTGACCCGCCACCAGTATTACTTACAGCTCCGTAAGGACATCTTAGAGGACAGGCTTTACTGTAATGAAGAGACAGGCTTGTTCCTCGCTGCTCTCGCTCTGCAGGCTGAATTTGGTGAATACATGCCGGAG TTGTATGGTAAAAACTACTACCAGCCAGAGCATTATGTCTCCAAGAGGATGCAGGAGAAGCTTGCTTTGCCCAACGTGAAGGAAGAGTTGCCAAGACTCCATAGTGTTCATGCCCAGATGCTGTCTGACGAGGCAGAAATAGAGTACCTCAAG ATTGCTCAGCAATTACCTGAGTATGGGGTTATGTTTCACCGTGTGGGGAGGGAGAAGAGGCCGGTATTGGGTGAGTTGGTTTTAGGAGTCTGTGCCAAAGGAATCATCGTTTATGAAATGAAGAACCATGTCCGGACCGTCACAAGACGTTTCCTCTGGAGGGAAACGGACTCCATATCCACAGGG CGACGCAAGCTGATCATTGAGTGCGGTGGGCCGAGTGGGAAAAAGCATGGTTTTGTCACGGAAAGCTCAAAAATAGCTCAGTACCTCCTCAACCTCTGCTCAGCACAGCATAAGTTCCACAGCGAGATGACATCACGACAGCTGAACCACACTATGACACCAG ATGAGATGATGGGCTACCAAAGTCGCAACTTAAGCCAAAAACGTTTTTCTTGCTCCGAGGGCATGTTGAACCATATTGGTTTGACTCTCGGTGATCCAGACTCAATGTCCAAGTCTTGCGATGACCTGACGGCCAAACTGGAGGCTCAGTTCCGACAGCAGCGGCAGATGAGGAGGGAGATGAACAGAGAGACAGAAGGCCTAAGGGATGCGAAAGAGCGGCAGAGCTGGAG CACTCCAGAAATGATTCCCAGAATGATGTCCAGTGTGTCACTTCAGAAGCAGGACTCTGATGCCTCATTCTCCATCAGAG TCGATACACCAACCCGTACCCCACCAGAGAGAGAGATCATCTGTGTGACCCTAAAGAAAGACTCCAAACTGGGCTTTG GATTTGTGATTGTGGGAGAGGATAATACAGGTAAACTTGACCTTGGGATCTTCATTGCTTCCATTGTGCCTGATGGACCTGCCGAAAAAGATGGACGAATCAAACCTG GTGGACGTCTAATCTCTTTAAATAAGACAAGTTTGGAAGGAGTGACGTTCAGTGTTGCTGCTGCTATCTTGCAAAGCAGTCCTGATGAGGTGGAGCTCATCGTGTCCCAGCCTAAAC AGTCTATAAAGGACAGACACAGCTCGTTGAGCCAGAGCAGCCTGGGTTTGGCGTTAGACAAAAGCTTTGGTTCTCAGACCACTCTCAGTGGCACAGAATTCCGCCCTGCAATGGAAGAGTTGGAGGAGGCCATCACACTCTCCAACATGGCAACCCCAAAACAGACAAGGAAGCTTCATATTCCAGTTGTACGAATACACGACGCAAAG gatgcGTGTTCGAGGTCACCCTCCATAATGAGCCTTAAAACAGCAGAGCGCTTCAtggtggaagtaaaaaaaagtagtgGCAGCCTCGGCATGAGTGTGGCC GGTGGCGTAAACACCaatgttagatatggaggcatCTACATCAAAAGTCTGGTTCTTGGAGGTGCTGCTGACCAGGATGGACGTATTCAAATCG GTGACAGACTGCTGGAGGTTGATGGGTCCAACCTGAGGGGAGTGACTCACCATCAAGCTGTTGAGTGCCTGAAGAGGACAGgagag GTGGTGAGCTTATTGTTGGAAAGAGAGCCCACTGTGTTCTTGGAGCCCCGGCCTGACTCACCCTGCCTTCCCGCGGTCCACAGTacatcacacacacagcccCCCAGGACAGAAGCCACCATGGAAACGACCTTGGGTGGTCAAGCCAAGGACTACAGTTTTGTAACTGATG AAAACACACATGAAGTAGTCCTGAGGAAGAGCCTGTCAGGCCTCGGCTTCAGCTTCTACATCTCACATCTACACTCAGGGCCAGACTGTGGCAGCGTTGTCCGCATCAAACGTTTGTTCCCAGGTCAGCCAGCACTAGAAAGTGGTCAGCTGCGAGAGGGAGACGTCATTCTGTCGGTCAACAAAGAACCAGTCAAGGATCTCTCTTACCAG agGGTTTTGTTCCTACTACGTGGAGCTCCTTCTGATGTTCATCTGATAATCTGCCGGCCAGGCCCTGGAATGCTATGTGACAGTGATGATAACACATTA AGTCCTGGACTCCTCCGTGAGGCGCGATCTCGCTCTCTTGACATCAGATTAGGAGAGGACTACACTCAGTTCCTTAATTATAAACAGGAAGTCAGTATTCAGGCCCAAAAACAGCGTCTCTCGGAAGAGGAAGAGCTAACAAATACCACGGAGAGAACCGTGGAGCCTCCTGTAGCGCCACCCCTTCCAGAAAGCCAGAGCAATGAGGAATGTGAAAGTCACTCCAACCAGATTCCTCCATCTCCTCCTCGTTCTCCACCCTCACCTACATCACCTCCATCACCAGTCTCCCCAGTATCACCAGTGTCCCCTGTCTCACCCGCTTCCCCTGCAGCTCCAGTAGAGCCCCAACAAAACGCTGAGAAACCAAAGgaacaaaatgaagacaaacaaatgaagaagaacagGGATGGAAGAGATGAGGTTGTAGAAACATCCAGTTCAACTGTGATGCTACTGGATATGGGTCCTAAGACAGCCTCAAACTCTATGTACACCAG TGGTGTGAGAGAGGAGGCCAATGGTAGTGTCACATACTGCCTCATGGGAAATGGACTGACAATCATGGCAGATGAGGAGTACTTAACCATCAGCTCTACACTAGAGCCTCCCAAAAGCCTTCCCTCCAACAACCCTCCAACCTCCAACACCACAGCACTTAGCTCCACTGCATCCAACACCTTTCAATTCCCAAACCCAACATCTCAATTCTCCAAAACCACCATCTCACCTCTTAGCCTTGGGTCTGACTCTCTGACCACCTGCTCTCTGGGTCACTCATCTCAACCTCTCACAACACAGCCACCTAAATCTAAGCATCACTTAATCCAACAAGGGCTTCTTCCAAGTCACTACAAAGCCATGTCCAAACCCGGCCGCCCAGTAGTGCCTCCGCCTCAACCTCCACCTCCAGCTCTGAGTCCAATAACGGCTCAGATCATCTCCACCGTGCCTCCTGTTGCCAGTCCGCCTGCGATGACGCTGCCACCTCTGGCCCTGCCTTCTCCTGCACAGACGCTCACACAGGAGAGAGGCGAGCCAgagaagagagaaagagaacataaggaggaggatgaagaagaagatgatgaagaggaggagagtCGAAGGAAG GGATTAGTCAAAGAGTTTGAGCTCACAGTCATTCTGACAAAGTCCAGGAGTGGAAGCTTTGGTTTTACCATTACTCGAAGCAAAATGGACAATTGCTACTACATACAGGAAATACTGGACAACCCAGCCAAGGCAGACGGTCGGCTGAGGGCCGGAGACAGACTCGTCACA GTAAATGGCCACGATGTAACGAGTGTGGCGGATGATGCTGCCATGACAATTCTCAGGTCATCTCCGAGACGACTTAGCATGACTCTCGGTAGGGCAGTGAGCAACCTGGTGGCTCCGCCTCCCTGTGACAGCCTGCCTGATGTTGTGCTCCATAAGACACCTTCAGGACAGTTGG GAATAAAGTTGACAGGCGGCATTGGTAGCAAATGGCAGGGCATCTACTGTCTGGAGGTGGTGCCTGGCTCACCTGCCAGTGAAGAAGGCAGCGTTCAACCCAACGACAAGATCCTGTACATTTGTGGCCGCTGCACATTGGGAATGACATTGGAGGATGCAGTAAAAGCCTGTGAAATTGCTCCTCGCAAAGTTAAACTGAAAATAATCAG agAGGATCAGCCTGTGAACCCAAAGGTTAAGTGGAATG GTCTGTTCGAgtggaaaaaggaaaagaaattcTTCACTCGTTTCGAGGAGCCGGTCTCTCCGGAGAAACTGTCTCCAACAGAAGATC CTGAGGATGTATACAGGACAGCTGGAAATTTCAGATGCCTCTCCCTCAGCCAGGAACAGGAT AGTTGCGTTATGCAAGTGGAGTTCAAAAAACCAGAGGGAGGAGGACTGGGCTTTGCTTTGGTGGGGGGAACAAATGGCAGTATGCTCAGAGTAAAGGAAATCTGCTCTGGCGGCGTGGCCGAGCAGGATGGTCGGTTGCGTGTGGGAGATATCCTGTTAGAG gtGAACGGTGTGATTGTATCTGGGTTGAGCCACAGTAAAGTGGTGGACATCCTGCGTAAAGCCGAGGGCACTGTGCAGCTCACCATCTGCAGGGACAGACTGCCACTCATGTACCCTGAGTCACCAACACCACTAACAATGTCTGCACAGACTGAAGCTGTCTTAGCCGAGCAGCCGGCTCCAGTGTCTAGCCCAGATGCCTGTCCGCCTCCTGATATCGTCCAAAACAGGACCCTGGAGTCTCACGCTG AGGCGACTCCAGAACCTGTGGTCAGCGAAACTAAAGTGGTCCTTATATCACCACCTCCCCCACCTCACCGACTGACTGTGGTAACAGATGAGTCTTCACTAAGAGAG GAGAGTTGTAACAGCACTCCGTCTCATCAAGCTTGCTGTCCATCCCTCAATGTCACTGACATGTTGCAAGGTGCCTCCGACAG GAAACAAATTGTGACAAAACTATTGGACCGGTCGTGCACAGATATGCGGAACATTCAGTCAGATGGCTGGAGCAGCGAGGAGGATGAAGTGTTTGATGCCACAAGCCACGAAATGACCTCCCTCCAAACAG GCCCTCCCATTGTGTCTGAAGAGGAACTGGCCAGTTTAGCACTCATCACTCCAGCTAAGAGTAGCCAGTATTCAGGATCCAGGGTCAAAGCTTTGATCCAGATTCTCCAGTATCAAATGGATCAGCAGGAACTGGTCAAAGAGTTCAGG GCCCTGGAGCATCTGAAGCCCTCTGACAACTGTTTGGTTGGAAAAGCCCCCGAGAACCGAGATAAAAACCGATATAGAGACATCCTACCCT ATGATAAAACCAGAGTTGCCGTTGGAGAGAATAAAGACTACATTAATGCCAGTTATATCCGTATGCAAGTGGGAGCAGAAGAGTTCTTCTACATCTCCTGCCAGGGCCCTCTGCCATCCACAGTGCAAACCTTCTGGCAGATGATCTGGGAAAGCAAATCCGACATCATTTCCATGATGACCCAGGAAGTAGAGCGAGGAAAAATCAAATGTCACAAGTACTGGCCAGAGAAGCTGGACCTGCCTTTGGATGCTGGCAGATACCAGCTTCACCTGGAGAACCAACAGTATCTGCATTACTTTCACATCAAGATCATCCGAATGGTGGCAAAAGAG ACGGGCGAGACTCACTTTGTTCGCCACATGAAGTTCACACACTGGCCTGATCACGGCGTGCCGCAGTGCTCTGATCAGCTCGTCCGCTTCATTCGCTACATGAGAGCCGTCCACCACAAGGGGCCAATCACCGTGCACTGCAGCGCTGGCATCGGACGCACAGGGGTCCTCATCTGCACCGACATCCTCCTGAAACTCATTGAAAACGATTTGCCT ATTAATGTGAGCAACATTGTAAAAGAGATGAGACTTCAGCGACACGGAATGATTCAAACTAAG GAACAGTACCTCTTCTGCTACAAAGTCTGGTTGGAGATTTTACAGGGGATTTTACAGCTTCATGGCAACCAGTGGCAGCCTGACAGTACCAGAGAGCACAAAGTCGTCTGA